The following proteins are co-located in the Aquarana catesbeiana isolate 2022-GZ linkage group LG02, ASM4218655v1, whole genome shotgun sequence genome:
- the LOC141129300 gene encoding uncharacterized protein isoform X2 has translation MKTDASDVVEESDTDSSSSSSSSSSTSASAHSSRTSSSSSGASQCNNQRRTASVKQKIGSYSDDSDSASEENSHRGTRKKTLRKSAAMAASKIKCMTEVEDSAFTSDSDCSVSKNSRTLPPRTAATRANKLLLDGSEEETGSESDQERRRRRASKTPKRTCLKFRRCIVESDSDSESVVTVSKGAQNNLSHRQLQECRVVLTNCVAAANAYLRSPCLDRPLPRTAHKPTGSDSDSDSAFETLVRKKRKRDASSVASPSARKTKLLNDSEDTSNSGTEYNNCKFSSHDVNGGNQSKDESLDSPCLSLATNSCKRIVEFDSDSSSSPESVVTVLKGAQKTFRHRQLKECRVVLTNCVAEVNAYLRSPCLNRPLPQPAHQTRSSDSDSDSAFKTLVSKKRKSDVSLVVSPPARKTKELSDSEDISNSGTEYNNCKFSSHHVNGGNQSKDESLNSSCPRLATNSHRCVVESDSDSSSSPKNVETALKGAQSTFSHRQLKECRVVLTNCVAEANANLRSPCLDRPLPRTAHEPRSSVSDSDLAFKTLVSKKRKSYASSIVSPPAKKTKELSDSEDTSNSGSEYNNCDFSSSGESSLSKKNGVQFSDSGSSLSDNTSVVKHRTKKRNSSPRLKATDQKRKQVRSSSNDNWEDLDTGSRKKLTRRSKIHTRNQGKRTVRYDDEENAAQSDESLNGR, from the exons ATGAAAACTGATGCATCAGATGTAGTGGAAG AGAGTGACACAgactcctcttcatcctcctcttcatcctcctctacCTCTGCTTCGGCACATTCCTCCCGCACGTCATCTTCTAGCTCTGGTG catCTCAGTGCAATAACCAAAGGAGAACTGCATCTGTCAAACAGAAAATTGGAAGTTATTCTGATGATTCAGACTCTGCATCTGAGGAAAACTCTCATCGGGGAACAAGGAAGAAAACTCTCCGCAAGAGCGCTGCCATGGCGGCCAGTAAGATAAAGTGTATGACTGAGGTGGAAGACAGTGCCTTCACTTCAGATAGTGACTGTAGCGTAAGCAAAAACAGCAGAACACTGCCACCCCGGACAGCTGCGACAAGGGCCAATAAACTGCTCTTAGATGGCAGTGAGGAAGAGACCGGGAGTGAGAGTGATCAAGAGCGCAGAAGGAGGAGAGCCTCTAAAACCCCAAAAAGGACTTGTTTAAAGTTTCGTAGGTGCATTGTGGAATCTGACTCAGACTCAGAAAGTGTTGTGACAGTATCAAAGGGAGCCCAGAATAATCTCAGCCATAGACAGCTCCAGGAATGTAGGGTAGTCCTGACCAATTGTGTAGCAGCGGCTAATGCATACTTACGGAGCCCCTGTCTAGACAGACCATTGCCCCGGACTGCACATAAACCAACAGGCTCCGACAGTGATTCTGATTCAGCATTTGAAACTTTGGTCAGAAAAAAGCGAAAGCGTGACGCATCCTCGGTAGCATCTCCTTCTGCTAGAAAAACAAAACTATTAAACGACTCCGAAGACACCTCCAATTCAGGAACTGAATATAACAACTGTAAGTTCTCCAGCCATGATGTCAATGGTGGCAACCAAAGTAAGGATGAGAGCTTGGACTCTCCATGCCTTAGCCTCGCCACCAATTCTTGTAAGCGCATTGTGGAATTTGACTCAGACTCATCGTCCTCCCCAGAAAGTGTTGTAACAGTATTAAAGGGAGCCCAGAAAACTTTCAGACATAGACAACTAAAGGAATGTAGGGTAGTCCTCACCAATTGTGTAGCTGAGGTTAATGCATATTTACGGAGTCCCTGTCTAAACAGACCATTGCCCCAACCTGCACATCAAACAAGAAGCTCTGACAGTGATTCTGATTCAGCATTTAAAACGTTGGTCAGCAAAAAGCGAAAGAGTGACGTATCCTTGGTAGTATCTCCACCTGCTAGAAAAACAAAAGAATTAAGTGACTCCGAAGACATCTCCAATTCAGGAACTGAATATAACAACTGTAAGTTCTCCAGCCATCATGTCAACGGTGGCAACCAAAGTAAGGATGAGAGCTTGAACTCTTCATGCCCTCGCCTGGCCACCAACTCTCATAGGTGCGTTGTGGAATCTGACTCAGACTCATCGTCCTCCCCCAAAAATGTTGAAACAGCATTAAAGGGAGCCCAGAGCACTTTCAGCCATAGACAACTAAAGGAATGTAGGGTAGTCCTGACCAATTGTGTAGCTGAGGCTAATGCAAACTTACGGAGTCCCTGTCTAGACAGACCATTGCCCCGGACTGCACATGAACCCAGAAGCTCTGTTAGTGATTCTGATTTAGCATTTAAAACTTTGGTCAGCAAAAAGCGAAAGAGTTACGCATCCTCAATAGTATCTCCTcctgctaaaaaaacaaaagaattaagCGACTCCGAAGACACCTCCAATTCAGGAAGCGAATATAACAACTGTGACTTCTCCAGCTCTGGAGAGAGTTCATTGTCTAAAAAGAACGGAGTCCAATTCTCTGATTCAGGGTCCTCTCTCTCAGACAACACAAGTGTCGTCAAACACAGGACGAAGAAGAGGAATTCTTCACCGAGACTTAAAGCAACTGATCAAAAGAGAAAGCAGGTGAGGAGCAGCAGCAATGACAATTGGGAAGATCTGGACACTGGAAGCCGCAAAAAGTTAACACGTCGCAGTAAGATCCATACACGGAACCAGGGCAAAAGGACCGTGCGATATGACGATGAGGAGAATGCAGCTCAGAGTGACGAAAGCTTGAATGGCAGGTGA
- the LOC141129300 gene encoding uncharacterized protein isoform X1, producing the protein MKTDASDVVEESDTDSSSSSSSSSSTSASAHSSRTSSSSSGASQCNNQRRTASVKQKIGSYSDDSDSASEENSHRGTRKKTLRKSAAMAASKIKCMTEVEDSAFTSDSDCSVSKNSRTLPPRTAATRANKLLLDGSEEETGSESDQERRRRRASKTPKRTCLKFRRCIVESDSDSESVVTVSKGAQNNLSHRQLQECRVVLTNCVAAANAYLRSPCLDRPLPRTAHKPTGSDSDSDSAFETLVRKKRKRDASSVASPSARKTKLLNDSEDTSNSGTEYNNCKFSSHDVNGGNQSKDESLDSPCLSLATNSCKRIVEFDSDSSSSPESVVTVLKGAQKTFRHRQLKECRVVLTNCVAEVNAYLRSPCLNRPLPQPAHQTRSSDSDSDSAFKTLVSKKRKSDVSLVVSPPARKTKELSDSEDISNSGTEYNNCKFSSHHVNGGNQSKDESLNSSCPRLATNSHRCVVESDSDSSSSPKNVETALKGAQSTFSHRQLKECRVVLTNCVAEANANLRSPCLDRPLPRTAHEPRSSVSDSDLAFKTLVSKKRKSYASSIVSPPAKKTKELSDSEDTSNSGSEYNNCDFSSSGESSLSKKNGVQFSDSGSSLSDNTSVVKHRTKKRNSSPRLKATDQKRKQVRSSSNDNWEDLDTGSRKKLTRRSKIHTRNQGKRTVRYDDEENAAQSDESLNGSL; encoded by the exons ATGAAAACTGATGCATCAGATGTAGTGGAAG AGAGTGACACAgactcctcttcatcctcctcttcatcctcctctacCTCTGCTTCGGCACATTCCTCCCGCACGTCATCTTCTAGCTCTGGTG catCTCAGTGCAATAACCAAAGGAGAACTGCATCTGTCAAACAGAAAATTGGAAGTTATTCTGATGATTCAGACTCTGCATCTGAGGAAAACTCTCATCGGGGAACAAGGAAGAAAACTCTCCGCAAGAGCGCTGCCATGGCGGCCAGTAAGATAAAGTGTATGACTGAGGTGGAAGACAGTGCCTTCACTTCAGATAGTGACTGTAGCGTAAGCAAAAACAGCAGAACACTGCCACCCCGGACAGCTGCGACAAGGGCCAATAAACTGCTCTTAGATGGCAGTGAGGAAGAGACCGGGAGTGAGAGTGATCAAGAGCGCAGAAGGAGGAGAGCCTCTAAAACCCCAAAAAGGACTTGTTTAAAGTTTCGTAGGTGCATTGTGGAATCTGACTCAGACTCAGAAAGTGTTGTGACAGTATCAAAGGGAGCCCAGAATAATCTCAGCCATAGACAGCTCCAGGAATGTAGGGTAGTCCTGACCAATTGTGTAGCAGCGGCTAATGCATACTTACGGAGCCCCTGTCTAGACAGACCATTGCCCCGGACTGCACATAAACCAACAGGCTCCGACAGTGATTCTGATTCAGCATTTGAAACTTTGGTCAGAAAAAAGCGAAAGCGTGACGCATCCTCGGTAGCATCTCCTTCTGCTAGAAAAACAAAACTATTAAACGACTCCGAAGACACCTCCAATTCAGGAACTGAATATAACAACTGTAAGTTCTCCAGCCATGATGTCAATGGTGGCAACCAAAGTAAGGATGAGAGCTTGGACTCTCCATGCCTTAGCCTCGCCACCAATTCTTGTAAGCGCATTGTGGAATTTGACTCAGACTCATCGTCCTCCCCAGAAAGTGTTGTAACAGTATTAAAGGGAGCCCAGAAAACTTTCAGACATAGACAACTAAAGGAATGTAGGGTAGTCCTCACCAATTGTGTAGCTGAGGTTAATGCATATTTACGGAGTCCCTGTCTAAACAGACCATTGCCCCAACCTGCACATCAAACAAGAAGCTCTGACAGTGATTCTGATTCAGCATTTAAAACGTTGGTCAGCAAAAAGCGAAAGAGTGACGTATCCTTGGTAGTATCTCCACCTGCTAGAAAAACAAAAGAATTAAGTGACTCCGAAGACATCTCCAATTCAGGAACTGAATATAACAACTGTAAGTTCTCCAGCCATCATGTCAACGGTGGCAACCAAAGTAAGGATGAGAGCTTGAACTCTTCATGCCCTCGCCTGGCCACCAACTCTCATAGGTGCGTTGTGGAATCTGACTCAGACTCATCGTCCTCCCCCAAAAATGTTGAAACAGCATTAAAGGGAGCCCAGAGCACTTTCAGCCATAGACAACTAAAGGAATGTAGGGTAGTCCTGACCAATTGTGTAGCTGAGGCTAATGCAAACTTACGGAGTCCCTGTCTAGACAGACCATTGCCCCGGACTGCACATGAACCCAGAAGCTCTGTTAGTGATTCTGATTTAGCATTTAAAACTTTGGTCAGCAAAAAGCGAAAGAGTTACGCATCCTCAATAGTATCTCCTcctgctaaaaaaacaaaagaattaagCGACTCCGAAGACACCTCCAATTCAGGAAGCGAATATAACAACTGTGACTTCTCCAGCTCTGGAGAGAGTTCATTGTCTAAAAAGAACGGAGTCCAATTCTCTGATTCAGGGTCCTCTCTCTCAGACAACACAAGTGTCGTCAAACACAGGACGAAGAAGAGGAATTCTTCACCGAGACTTAAAGCAACTGATCAAAAGAGAAAGCAGGTGAGGAGCAGCAGCAATGACAATTGGGAAGATCTGGACACTGGAAGCCGCAAAAAGTTAACACGTCGCAGTAAGATCCATACACGGAACCAGGGCAAAAGGACCGTGCGATATGACGATGAGGAGAATGCAGCTCAGAGTGACGAAAGCTTGAATGGCAG
- the LOC141129300 gene encoding uncharacterized protein isoform X3, with amino-acid sequence MAASKIKCMTEVEDSAFTSDSDCSVSKNSRTLPPRTAATRANKLLLDGSEEETGSESDQERRRRRASKTPKRTCLKFRRCIVESDSDSESVVTVSKGAQNNLSHRQLQECRVVLTNCVAAANAYLRSPCLDRPLPRTAHKPTGSDSDSDSAFETLVRKKRKRDASSVASPSARKTKLLNDSEDTSNSGTEYNNCKFSSHDVNGGNQSKDESLDSPCLSLATNSCKRIVEFDSDSSSSPESVVTVLKGAQKTFRHRQLKECRVVLTNCVAEVNAYLRSPCLNRPLPQPAHQTRSSDSDSDSAFKTLVSKKRKSDVSLVVSPPARKTKELSDSEDISNSGTEYNNCKFSSHHVNGGNQSKDESLNSSCPRLATNSHRCVVESDSDSSSSPKNVETALKGAQSTFSHRQLKECRVVLTNCVAEANANLRSPCLDRPLPRTAHEPRSSVSDSDLAFKTLVSKKRKSYASSIVSPPAKKTKELSDSEDTSNSGSEYNNCDFSSSGESSLSKKNGVQFSDSGSSLSDNTSVVKHRTKKRNSSPRLKATDQKRKQVRSSSNDNWEDLDTGSRKKLTRRSKIHTRNQGKRTVRYDDEENAAQSDESLNGSL; translated from the coding sequence ATGGCGGCCAGTAAGATAAAGTGTATGACTGAGGTGGAAGACAGTGCCTTCACTTCAGATAGTGACTGTAGCGTAAGCAAAAACAGCAGAACACTGCCACCCCGGACAGCTGCGACAAGGGCCAATAAACTGCTCTTAGATGGCAGTGAGGAAGAGACCGGGAGTGAGAGTGATCAAGAGCGCAGAAGGAGGAGAGCCTCTAAAACCCCAAAAAGGACTTGTTTAAAGTTTCGTAGGTGCATTGTGGAATCTGACTCAGACTCAGAAAGTGTTGTGACAGTATCAAAGGGAGCCCAGAATAATCTCAGCCATAGACAGCTCCAGGAATGTAGGGTAGTCCTGACCAATTGTGTAGCAGCGGCTAATGCATACTTACGGAGCCCCTGTCTAGACAGACCATTGCCCCGGACTGCACATAAACCAACAGGCTCCGACAGTGATTCTGATTCAGCATTTGAAACTTTGGTCAGAAAAAAGCGAAAGCGTGACGCATCCTCGGTAGCATCTCCTTCTGCTAGAAAAACAAAACTATTAAACGACTCCGAAGACACCTCCAATTCAGGAACTGAATATAACAACTGTAAGTTCTCCAGCCATGATGTCAATGGTGGCAACCAAAGTAAGGATGAGAGCTTGGACTCTCCATGCCTTAGCCTCGCCACCAATTCTTGTAAGCGCATTGTGGAATTTGACTCAGACTCATCGTCCTCCCCAGAAAGTGTTGTAACAGTATTAAAGGGAGCCCAGAAAACTTTCAGACATAGACAACTAAAGGAATGTAGGGTAGTCCTCACCAATTGTGTAGCTGAGGTTAATGCATATTTACGGAGTCCCTGTCTAAACAGACCATTGCCCCAACCTGCACATCAAACAAGAAGCTCTGACAGTGATTCTGATTCAGCATTTAAAACGTTGGTCAGCAAAAAGCGAAAGAGTGACGTATCCTTGGTAGTATCTCCACCTGCTAGAAAAACAAAAGAATTAAGTGACTCCGAAGACATCTCCAATTCAGGAACTGAATATAACAACTGTAAGTTCTCCAGCCATCATGTCAACGGTGGCAACCAAAGTAAGGATGAGAGCTTGAACTCTTCATGCCCTCGCCTGGCCACCAACTCTCATAGGTGCGTTGTGGAATCTGACTCAGACTCATCGTCCTCCCCCAAAAATGTTGAAACAGCATTAAAGGGAGCCCAGAGCACTTTCAGCCATAGACAACTAAAGGAATGTAGGGTAGTCCTGACCAATTGTGTAGCTGAGGCTAATGCAAACTTACGGAGTCCCTGTCTAGACAGACCATTGCCCCGGACTGCACATGAACCCAGAAGCTCTGTTAGTGATTCTGATTTAGCATTTAAAACTTTGGTCAGCAAAAAGCGAAAGAGTTACGCATCCTCAATAGTATCTCCTcctgctaaaaaaacaaaagaattaagCGACTCCGAAGACACCTCCAATTCAGGAAGCGAATATAACAACTGTGACTTCTCCAGCTCTGGAGAGAGTTCATTGTCTAAAAAGAACGGAGTCCAATTCTCTGATTCAGGGTCCTCTCTCTCAGACAACACAAGTGTCGTCAAACACAGGACGAAGAAGAGGAATTCTTCACCGAGACTTAAAGCAACTGATCAAAAGAGAAAGCAGGTGAGGAGCAGCAGCAATGACAATTGGGAAGATCTGGACACTGGAAGCCGCAAAAAGTTAACACGTCGCAGTAAGATCCATACACGGAACCAGGGCAAAAGGACCGTGCGATATGACGATGAGGAGAATGCAGCTCAGAGTGACGAAAGCTTGAATGGCAG